In Bradyrhizobium sp. 195, the sequence CCAAGGACGTCGCGATCGCCGCGCAGTTCAAGCAGGGCAAGACCATCTCCGGCCGCGGCATCTTTCTCGTTCCGCTCTCCAACGTCGACCCAGAGACCGGCGAGATGTCGCCGGCAACCTGCTATGCCCATGCCTGCCTCGTTGCCGAGGTCGAGGTGGACGACGAGACCGGTGAGGTCGCGATGGTCCGGATGGATTCCGCCTATGAGCTCGGCCGCGCGCTCAACCCGCGCCTGGTCGAGCAACAGCTGGTCGGCGGCGCCTGGATGGGCGTCAGCCACGCGCTCTACGAGACCCCGGAGCCCTATTATCCCGACCCCGTTCACGGCCCCCGCGACTTCGTCGAATATCTAATGCCCGGCCCCGGCGACATCTGCCCGCACGATATCGCAGTGCTGGAACGCCCTGCTCCTGATGGTCCTTTCGGGGCGAAAGGCCCCGGCGAGATGTGCGCCAATCCGGTGCTGCCGGCCGTCGCCAATGCGATCTTCAACGCGGTCGGCGTGCGCATCGACGACCTGCCGATCACGCCCGAAAAGGTGCTGCGCGCGATCAAGAGCCAAGGCGGCGCACGACCGCAGGCACGGCGCTAGAGGAACGGCCGTGGCGGTTCGCAGCAACATCGTCGGCATCGACAGCCCGGAGGCGCTGGAGAAGGCGCTTCGGGCGGCCTATTACCTCGCCGATGAAGGCCTTGCGACATCAGCCTATCTTGGCCTCGCGCTCGGCAAGCCGCTGCTGCTGGAAGGTGCGCCGGGTGTCGGCAAGACCGAGGCGGCAAAAGCGATCGCCGCCGTGCTCGGCCGCCGCCTGATCCGCCTGCAATGCTACGAGGGCATCGACGCGTCTGCCGCACTCTATGAGTGGAACTACCCGCGCCAGATGCTGGCGATCCGCCAGGCCGGTGACGAGAACATCGATATCTACGGCGAGACCTTCCTGATCGAGCGGCCGATGCTGGCCGCGCTGCGCGCGCCTGATTCCACCGTGCTGCTGATCGACGAAATCGACCGTGCCGATCAGGAGTTCGAGGCCTTCCTGCTCGAATTTCTCTCCGACTTCCAGATCTCCATTCCCGAGCGCGGTACGGTTCGCGCGACGGAACGCCCGGTCGTGGTCCTCACGTCGAACCGGACGCGCGATCTGCACGAGGCGCTGCGCCGCCGCTGCGTCTATCACTGGATCGACTATCCCAGCGCCGAGCGGGAAGCACGGATCATCATGATGCGCGCCTCCAGCGTCGCCGAGGCCACCGCCCGCGCCGTCGTCGCAGCCGTCGAGAAGTTGCGGCGCGAACCCCTGAGCAAGGCGCCCGGTATCGCCGAGGCTGTCGACTGGGCCGAAGCCGCGACGCTACTGCACAAGGGCGGCGCGCGCTGGCCGGACGCGTTCAAGCGCTCGATCGGCGTGGCGCTCAAGGACGAAGAGGATCTGCATTTCATCTCGCCGCGGCTCGATGCCATGCTCGCGGAGGCGACCGCATGACCACCGAGCCGCAGCTCCCGCGCGCCGCACGCATCTTCGTCGCCTTCGTCCCGCTGCTGCGCGTCAACGGCTTTGCCGTGGCACCGGAGCAAACCACGACGTTCCTCGCGGCGATCGAGCTGCTCGGTCCGCGCGATATCGAACACGTCAGGCAAGCCGCCCTAGCGACGTTGGCGCCCCCACCCGAGCGACGCGCGACCTTCGACCGATTGTTCGATCTCCACTTCCGCGGCAGCGAGGCGATCACGCGCGATGA encodes:
- a CDS encoding xanthine dehydrogenase family protein molybdopterin-binding subunit, producing the protein MTRHRGRGMASINYPIGMNLGGDPSQALVHSNPSGKFTVALSSIDLGQGMKSVTRQICAETLGVPVEDVYVDTADSDTGPHCMGSFASRGTHRVGNAVMAAAREARGVMMEAAAEELEVNAADLETDGRGNIHVKGAPHRSISTKDVAIAAQFKQGKTISGRGIFLVPLSNVDPETGEMSPATCYAHACLVAEVEVDDETGEVAMVRMDSAYELGRALNPRLVEQQLVGGAWMGVSHALYETPEPYYPDPVHGPRDFVEYLMPGPGDICPHDIAVLERPAPDGPFGAKGPGEMCANPVLPAVANAIFNAVGVRIDDLPITPEKVLRAIKSQGGARPQARR
- a CDS encoding AAA family ATPase, which codes for MAVRSNIVGIDSPEALEKALRAAYYLADEGLATSAYLGLALGKPLLLEGAPGVGKTEAAKAIAAVLGRRLIRLQCYEGIDASAALYEWNYPRQMLAIRQAGDENIDIYGETFLIERPMLAALRAPDSTVLLIDEIDRADQEFEAFLLEFLSDFQISIPERGTVRATERPVVVLTSNRTRDLHEALRRRCVYHWIDYPSAEREARIIMMRASSVAEATARAVVAAVEKLRREPLSKAPGIAEAVDWAEAATLLHKGGARWPDAFKRSIGVALKDEEDLHFISPRLDAMLAEATA